From Saccharomycodes ludwigii strain NBRC 1722 chromosome IV, whole genome shotgun sequence, one genomic window encodes:
- the ECM4 gene encoding S-glutathionyl-(chloro)hydroquinone reductase (similar to Saccharomyces cerevisiae YKR076W | ECM4 | ExtraCellular Mutant) translates to MPSTTSFTENSKDGSFKRQVSSFREIISNSHPIYKPEPNRYWLYVSLACPWTHRTLIARHLMKLTSIIGVSVVHWHLDEKGWKFTPSNDTSSTTSINEKCYLPTGEITIGEKDWYNFSNFAAKPERFVHGTDSTVDHINGFERLSEVYFKSQPEYKARFTVPVLYDTKTQTIVNNESSEILRMLSSNIFELNNVPDLYPEKYRSAIDEVNSWVYDNINNGVYKTGFAENSKIYEEEVRNVFEHLDKVEDILSEQYEKVNGDLTNFYLVGEHLTEADIRLYVTIVRFDPVYVQHFKCNFRTIRDGYPMINLWLKNLYWNNAAFNETTGFKHIKWHYTKSHKSINKFGITPLGPIPNIESYQEGD, encoded by the coding sequence ATGCCTTCTACTACTTCATTCACAGAAAATAGTAAGGATGGATCTTTCAAAAGGCAGGTTTCATCTTTTAGAGAAATTATAAGCAATTCCCATCCAATTTATAAACCAGAACCAAATAGATATTGGCTATATGTTTCATTAGCGTGTCCATGGACACATCGTACATTAATTGCTCGCCATTTGATGAAATTGACATCTATTATAGGTGTCAGTGTAGTACACTGGCACTTGGATGAAAAGGGCTGGAAATTTACACCTTCAAATGATACTTCTAGCACCACTAGTATCAATGAGAAGTGTTACTTGCCAACCGGCGAAATTACTATTGGTGAAAAAGATTGGTacaatttttctaattttgcTGCAAAGCCCGAAAGGTTTGTACATGGTACCGATTCTACTGTAGATCACATCAACGGTTTTGAAAGGTTAAGTGAAGTTTATTTTAAGAGCCAGCCTGAATATAAAGCTAGGTTTACTGTTCCAGTTTTATATGATACCAAGACTCAAACCATTGTTAACAATGAAAGCAGCGAGATTTTAAGAATGCTAAGTTCCAACATATTTGAACTGAACAATGTTCCTGACTTGTACCCCGAAAAATATAGATCTGCAATCGACGAAGTTAACTCCTGGGTTTATGATAACATCAACAATGGAGTGTATAAGACGGGCTTCGCTGAAAATTCAAAGATTTATGAGGAGGAAGTGAGAAATGTTTTTGAACATCTAGATAAAGTCGAAGATATTTTGAGTGAACAATATGAGAAAGTTAACGGCGATCTaaccaatttttatttagttgGCGAACACTTGACTGAAGCTGACATTAGATTATATGTTACGATTGTTAGATTTGACCCTGTCTATGTCCAACATTTTAAATGTAACTTCCGTACCATTAGGGATGGTTATCCAATGATTAATTTATGGTTAAAGAATTTGTATTGGAACAATGCGGCGTTTAATGAAACAACAGGTTTTAAACATATTAAATGGCATTACACTAAATCTCATAAgagtattaataaatttggaATCACCCCATTAGGTCCCATTCCAAATATTGAATCTTATCAAGAAGGTGACTag